The proteins below come from a single Mycosarcoma maydis chromosome 19, whole genome shotgun sequence genomic window:
- a CDS encoding uncharacterized protein (related to inorganic phosphate transporter), whose amino-acid sequence MSQPQTEMLSASSDANSSERQSSTPSTQSNDHNHAGPNPAQAQVLDETLFPADSYTRDTKTYWADLPFWEKTKWINAQSNQEARRELGEIGSMFKSDPLSPLRAYYNNYVITGLGLFVEGYTLFSIGNLSPLFKAVWPQCWKNYTVCDEGWLHAIDYLEIVGIIVGQILVGIEGDWIGRRFGMVQDALIMTLGSVMLTAMWGTSLNGWIICYAWSVFIYGIGVGGEYPMTSTRAMEGTGTGRAATTGDRMHRGRKVALSFLMQGWGQLANQAVLIIGLLIFHGSLSAPYSTTSTQWTFRVQFGIIAVFTLYLAYIRYYRMKYQDAALKNAKKRLNTSGYDVKSLKLSLSHYWHRLVGTAGGWFANDFFFYGNKIFSGVFINIITGGSGSLETTWLYNLYNIIISLAGYYLAALLMDHKQYGRKWMQANGFIADFILFIIGASLFGPLTQPGGGIKAFQAIYFLSSFFNQFGPNSTTFLLAAEVFPASIRATSHGVAAAVGKLGALAPAILYNYIDNHTKFWVVSWFGLLGWVLTMVFIPDTTGLDLREQERYWECVVQGREQDYHGVAIHPRHLSFYERVVLKRHRYYDPELDRQQKMRELEAHFHSSKNEKGGDDEFPTDDLMEADLQLYFQSLADGQNKKLQPQPSQPQQPSKLAEIEKRL is encoded by the coding sequence ATGTCTCAGCCTCAGACCGAGATGTTGTCTGCATCTTCGGATGCCAACTCTAGCGAGCGCCAGTCATCCACGCCTTCAACTCAGTCCAACGACCACAATCATGCTGGCCCCAACCCAGCTCAGGCTCAGGTCCTGGACGAGACGCTCTTCCCTGCCGATTCGTATACCCGCGACACAAAAACTTACTGGGCCGATCTTCCCTTCTGGGAAAAGACCAAATGGATCAACGCACAGTCCAATCAGGAAGCACGTCGAGAGCTCGGTGAGATCGGTAGCATGTTTAAGAGCGATCCGCTCTCCCCTTTGCGCGCCTACTACAACAACTACGTCATCACTGGTCTCGGTCTCTTCGTCGAGGGCTACACGCTCTTCTCCATTGGCAACCTCTCACCTCTCTTCAAGGCGGTCTGGCCACAATGCTGGAAGAACTACACCGTCTGCGATGAAGGCTGGCTCCACGCCATCGACTACCTCGAGATCGTTGGTATCATCGTTGGTCAGATCCTCGTCGGTATCGAAGGTGACTGGATCGGCCGTCGATTTGGCATGGTCCAGGATGCGCTCATCATGACTCTCGGTTCCGTAATGTTGACCGCCATGTGGGGCACTTCGCTCAACGGCTGGATTATCTGCTACGCCTGGTCTGTCTTTATCTACGGCAtcggtgttggtggtgaaTACCCCATGACTTCGACCCGCGCCATGGAGGGCACTGGCACCGGCCGCGCTGCCACTACTGGTGATCGAATGCACCGTGGTCGTAAGGTCGCCCTTTCCTTCCTCATGCAGGGCTGGGGTCAGCTCGCCAACCAAGCCGTCCTCATCATTGGTCTGCTCATCTTCCACGGCTCACTCAGTGCTCCGTATTCCACGACGTCGACTCAGTGGACCTTCCGTGTTCAGTTCGGCATCATTGCCGTATTCACCCTCTATCTCGCCTACATTCGATACTATCGCATGAAGTACCAGGACGCTGCGCTCAAgaacgccaagaagcgccTCAATACGTCGGGCTACGACGTCAAGTCGCTCAAGCTCTCGCTCAGTCACTACTGGCATCGTCTCGTTGGCACCGCCGGTGGTTGGTTCGCCAACGACTTCTTCTTCTACGGCAACAAGATCTTCTCCGGCGTCTTTATCAATATTATCACGGGCGGCAGCGGTAGTCTCGAGACCACCTGGCTCTACAACCTGTACAATATCATCATTTCGCTCGCCGGCTACTACCTTGCGGCTCTGCTCATGGATCACAAGCAGTACGGCCGCAAGTGGATGCAAGCCAACGGATTTATTGCCGACTTTATCCTTTTCATCATTGGTGCTTCGCTCTTCGGCCCGCTCACCCAGCCTGGCGGCGGTATCAAGGCATTCCAGGCGATCTACTTCCTTTCGTCGTTCTTCAACCAGTTTGGTCCCAACTCGACCAccttcttgctcgctgcCGAGGTGTTCCCAGCTTCGATCCGTGCCACTTCGCACGGTGTAGCAGCTGCCGTTGGTAAGCTGGGTGCACTTGCGCCCGCCATTCTGTACAACTACATTGACAACCATACCAAGTTTTGGGTGGTTTCGTGGTTCGGTCTGCTCGGCTGGGTGCTTACCATGGTATTCATTCCGGACACCACTGGTCTCGATTTGCGAGAGCAGGAGCGCTACTGGGAGTGTGTGGTGCAGGGTCGTGAGCAGGACTACCACGGAGTCGCCATCCACCCGCGCCACCTTTCCTTCTACGAACGTGTAGTGCTCAAACGCCACCGCTACTACGATCCAGAGCTCGACCGTCAGCAAAAGATGCGCGAACTCGAGGCGCACTTCCactcgagcaagaacgaGAAGGGgggcgacgacgagttcCCCACTGACGACTTGATGGAGGCTGATCTCCAGCTCTACTTCCAATCACTCGCTGACGGTcagaacaagaagctgcaACCGCAACCATCGCAACCTCAGCAACCTtccaagcttgccgagatcgaaaagAGGTTGTGA
- a CDS encoding MAP kinase pathway-interacting protein: MSSQSPKSSPTVHVNKWSEQQVVDWLSSVGLSKYARDFKSNGITGDVLVLLDDEALRDIGVVTIGQRLALLAAIYRLKQQFDIPIQEGDWIPKSIEAQEHATNTLSTAHMSTALRQRDDRIRLLESQILRLADYLVRFQQDMASVARHVGVKAHSIDTPITLVSNSLSAHRSSESSATTSAFGSNSDLASSAASSLPMESPTSRNFAGLVSPTRTGFTYGGSQAMSGFKPTTVKSSRSNSIGGAAPMTPTTAAHMYAASASNTVPTGDVSPTQITPSVTPTSLGSQPAFPQQQPPSSAGSTSMVSPTRRLAHQNSLAHPDAAGSARPRAGSVGASAALSSTSGSSLFSNTGSSGSINATTVSAATERDDRIKDAAATTVSEPKPKFSTVAASGSSLSASPAASAAAATTASSDSNPYKSFRVTLDDPCYKVLPAALKKYKINDDWRKYALFICYGKTERCLSYDEKPLLLFQKLKENEQSPVFMLRHIRDVKSPIAIAEAKAASKLQERETDGGSSATKKRSAPRADRRRVIAGTPPPGALVTNASNPVEVGPAADLPERNKVARTYAVAIYPYMPERDDEFDVNVGDTFVVINKAKGWWIVQRDAKQDGAGDVVYSVPASEASSADDDGVTYSNYRAEHASGWVPAGCLLETSRPLGSIVEAEAASMSHVRSGASTISNPSTPTASSSGAKLDAKRAAIPPALITSTSTPGIMLMDYQSGEGDLDLRKDERLRVFKRYNHWSYCVQERDAHARGWVPSWYIGKLSSAASGSLGKSASTTALSATPVPDSRLMHAAESVTAVAGSPSYDSSLTHDHPSAHSASAPMATV; the protein is encoded by the coding sequence ATGTCCTCTCAAAGCCCAAAGTCGTCACCGACAGTTCATGTCAACAAGTGGTCCGAGCAGCAGGTCGTAGACTGGCTCTCCTCCGTCGGTCTTTCCAAGTATGCAAGAGACTTCAAGTCAAACGGCATCACTGGCGATGTGCTTGttctgctcgacgacgaagctcTCAGGGATATCGGCGTCGTCACCATAGGTCAGCGCCTCGCGCTCCTTGCTGCCATCTACCGTCTCAAGCAGCAGTTTGACATCCCCATCCAAGAAGGCGACTGGATTCCCAAGTCAATCGAGGCGCAAGAACATGCCACCAACACGCTCAGCACAGCTCACATGTCTACTGCGCTACGTCAACGCGACGATCGCATTCGTCTCTTGGAATCGCAGATCCTGCGACTCGCAGACTATCTCGTTCGCTTCCAGCAGGACATGGCGTCCGTAGCAAGGCACGTCGGAGTCAAGGCGCATTCCATTGACACGCCCATCACCCTTGTTTCCAACTCGCTCTCCGCGCATCGTTCCAGTGAgagcagcgccaccacGTCCGCCTTCGGCTCAAATTCCGATCTGGCTTCCTCAGCCGCATCCAGCTTGCCCATGGAATCGCCCACTTCGCGCAACTTTGCTGGTCTTGTCTCTCCCACTCGAACCGGCTTCACATATGGCGGCTCACAAGCCATGAGCGGCTTCAAACCAACCACCGTCAAGTCGTCCAGGTCTAATAGTATCGGTGGTGCCGCGCCCATGACACCCACTACTGCCGCACACATGTATGCGGCCAGCGCGTCCAATACAGTGCCCACAGGAGATGTTTCGCCAACGCAGATTACTCCCTCGGTCACTCCCACATCACTCGGATCTCAGCCTGCTTTccctcagcagcaaccgcCATCCAGTGCCGGTTCCACCTCGATGGTGAGTCCGACCCGTCGGCTTGCGCATCAGAACTCGCTTGCACATCCAGACGCCGCTGGCTCTGCTCGACCGCGTGCAGGCTCCGTGGGTGCATCCGCTGCTCTGTCGTCTACCAGTGGCTCATCTCTCTTTTCCAATACTGGAAGCAGCGGCTCCATCAACGCCACCACTGTCAGCGCAGCAACCGAACGCGACGATCGCATCAAAGACGCCGCAGCGACGACCGTGTCGGAACCGAAGCCCAAATTTTCGACGGTCGCTGCCTCGGGCTCTTCGttgtcggcatcgccaGCCGCTTCTGCAGCGGCTGCTACCACGGCATCCTCCGACAGCAACCCGTACAAGTCGTTTCGCGTCACTCTCGACGACCCATGCTATAAGGTGCTCCCAGCAGCGCTCAAAAAGTACAAGATCAACGACGACTGGCGCAAGTACGCGCTCTTTATCTGCTACGGCAAGACGGAGCGGTGTCTCAGCTACGACGAAAAACCTCTGCTTCTGTTTCAGAAGCTCAAGGAAAACGAACAGAGCCCTGTCTTTATGCTTCGTCACATCCGCGACGTAAAATCGCCCATTGCGATCGCCGAGGCAAAGGCAGCCTCGAAGCTTCAGGAACGCGAAACCGACGGTGGTTCGTCCGCTACCAAGAAGCGAAGCGCGCCGCGTGCCGACCGACGTCGTGTGATTGCAGGAACACCGCCGCCGGGTGCGCTCGTCACCAACGCTTCGAACCCGGTGGAAGTTGGACCGGCTGCCGACTTGCCCGAACGCAACAAGGTGGCGAGAACATACGCGGTGGCCATCTACCCATACATGCCCGAGCGCGATGACGAGTTTGACGTGAATGTGGGCGATACGTTTGTCGTGATCAACAAGGCCAAAGGGTGGTGGATCGTGCAACGAGACGCAAAGCAAGACGGTGCAGGGGACGTGGTGTATAGCGTCCCGGCGAGCGAAGCGAGTTCGGCGGATGATGATGGAGTCACCTACTCGAACTACCGAGCCGAGCATGCGTCTGGATGGGTGCCTGCCGGGTGTCTGCTCGAGACAAGTCGACCTCTGGGGAGCATTGTGGAAGCCGAGGCGGCGTCGATGTCGCATGTGCGGTCGGGTGCAAGCACCATCTCGAACCCGAGCACGCCCacggcatcgagcagcggaGCCAAGCTGGATGCCAAGCGTGCGGCGATTCCGCCGGCGCTGATTACGAGCACCAGCACGCCGGGGATCATGCTCATGGATTACCAGAGTGGCGAGGGCGATCTGGATCTGCGCAAGGACGAGCGTCTGCGCGTATTCAAGCGGTACAACCACTGGTCATATTGCGTACAggagcgagatgcgcaCGCCAGGGGCTGGGTCCCCAGCTGGTACATTGGCAAGCTTTCCTCGGCCGCCAGCGGATCGTTGGGCAAGTCGGCGTCGACCACTGCTTTGTCTGCGACGCCCGTCCCGGATTCGCGCTTGATGCATGCGGCAGAGTCCGTCACAGCCGTGGCCGGCTCGCCGTCGTACGACAGCAGTTTGACACACGACCATCCGTCCGCGCATTCAGCTTCCGCGCCGATGGCTACCGTCTGA